One genomic segment of Clostridium saccharoperbutylacetonicum N1-4(HMT) includes these proteins:
- the secD gene encoding protein translocase subunit SecD, with product MKKKGKSSAGFIAIVVVILFLAFAGFKGFVVGGWQVKSFDKVITRGLDLQGGVSVLMEIQQDKVTKEELESAKQHISLRVNKLGVAETVVTTEGEKRIRVDVPGMSNSNDIVQSLSKSGNLVFKGPNGDEILTGKDVKKATAQLNQQQGGYEIGLELNDEGTKKFADATGKYIGQNIGIYLDDEQISNPRVQVQINDGKASITGKYTLEEAKSQAGLINSGALPLPVKAVTVSNVGAELGATAFPNSIKAGVIGVGLVFLFMLINYRRQGLMADIALTLYIVLTLLVFVEVGVTLTLPGIAAFLLTIGVAVDANILTFERTKEELLKGYSVKAAVKKGGEHALSSIVDSNVTTLLAALILYFIGSGTVKGFAITLMIGIIISLFTGLLVTKILVNLAVDMGFISKVSHFGVKLKKEDEKHA from the coding sequence ATGAAAAAGAAAGGCAAAAGTTCGGCAGGATTTATAGCAATTGTTGTCGTAATATTATTTTTAGCTTTTGCAGGATTTAAGGGCTTTGTCGTTGGCGGATGGCAAGTTAAATCTTTTGATAAAGTAATAACTAGAGGACTTGATTTACAAGGTGGAGTTTCTGTGTTGATGGAAATTCAACAAGATAAAGTAACTAAGGAAGAATTAGAAAGTGCTAAGCAGCACATTTCTTTGAGAGTAAATAAACTTGGAGTAGCTGAAACTGTTGTTACAACAGAAGGTGAAAAAAGAATAAGAGTTGATGTTCCTGGAATGTCTAATTCTAATGATATAGTTCAGAGTTTAAGTAAATCTGGTAATTTGGTATTTAAAGGACCAAATGGAGATGAAATTTTAACAGGTAAAGATGTTAAAAAGGCAACAGCACAACTTAACCAACAACAAGGTGGTTATGAAATTGGATTAGAATTAAATGATGAAGGTACTAAAAAGTTTGCGGATGCAACAGGAAAGTATATAGGACAAAATATTGGGATTTATCTTGATGATGAACAGATTTCAAATCCAAGAGTTCAAGTACAAATAAATGATGGTAAAGCATCAATAACTGGAAAGTATACATTAGAAGAAGCTAAATCTCAAGCAGGATTAATTAATTCAGGTGCTCTTCCACTTCCAGTAAAAGCGGTTACAGTCAGCAATGTTGGAGCTGAACTTGGAGCAACAGCATTTCCTAATTCAATTAAAGCAGGAGTTATAGGAGTTGGATTAGTATTCTTATTTATGCTAATTAATTATAGACGTCAAGGTTTAATGGCAGATATTGCTTTAACCTTATATATAGTACTTACACTTTTAGTATTTGTAGAAGTAGGTGTTACATTAACACTTCCTGGTATAGCAGCTTTCTTACTGACTATTGGTGTAGCTGTTGATGCTAATATATTGACTTTTGAAAGAACTAAGGAAGAGCTACTAAAGGGCTATTCTGTTAAAGCAGCTGTTAAAAAAGGTGGAGAACATGCATTATCTTCAATTGTTGACTCAAATGTTACAACTTTACTTGCAGCACTTATCTTATACTTTATAGGATCAGGAACAGTAAAGGGCTTTGCTATTACATTGATGATAGGTATAATTATAAGTTTATTTACTGGTTTATTAGTAACAAAAATACTTGTTAACTTAGCTGTTGATATGGGATTCATAAGCAAAGTATCTCATTTTGGAGTGAAATTAAAAAAGGAGGATGAAAAACATGCTTAA
- a CDS encoding DHH family phosphoesterase, giving the protein MRKFWESIYCPNYISGYNPFILKNMNKAIERLALAINNRQKIVVYGTYNVDGICAVSSLILVLKYLNADVEYLIYDRQESDAVINSVDIKNNVDFLGAELLITLGIGLKSKEEVDLCKDLGIDLIVLENEESDLVNDYIYINPSQKGCQYRYKNLSISGLAFKLMQAIAIYYNMKSINKYLDLILIGIQWAKVSAKGENGVLIKEGNKFLINTNNNGLRSIIEFNNIKEFNDDGINKIIELLIPPIGAVGIMDNARIVLELLTTNDKDRADQIVKYLSTLKKTTSLKCISN; this is encoded by the coding sequence ATGCGTAAGTTCTGGGAAAGTATATATTGTCCAAATTATATTAGCGGATATAACCCATTTATTCTTAAAAATATGAATAAAGCAATAGAAAGATTAGCTTTAGCAATAAATAATAGACAAAAGATTGTAGTCTATGGTACATATAATGTTGATGGGATTTGTGCAGTTTCATCTTTAATTCTTGTTTTAAAGTATTTAAATGCTGATGTAGAGTATCTAATATATGACAGACAAGAAAGTGATGCTGTAATAAATTCAGTGGATATTAAAAATAATGTGGATTTTTTAGGAGCTGAACTTTTAATTACTTTAGGTATAGGATTAAAATCTAAAGAAGAAGTAGATTTGTGTAAAGATTTAGGAATAGATTTAATTGTTTTAGAGAATGAGGAAAGTGACCTTGTTAATGATTACATTTACATAAATCCAAGTCAAAAGGGATGCCAATATAGGTATAAGAATTTGTCCATAAGCGGATTAGCATTTAAACTTATGCAAGCTATTGCAATTTATTATAATATGAAGAGCATAAATAAATATTTGGATTTAATTCTTATTGGAATACAATGGGCAAAAGTATCAGCTAAAGGTGAAAATGGGGTATTAATTAAAGAAGGAAATAAGTTTTTAATTAATACAAACAATAATGGATTGAGATCAATTATTGAATTTAACAATATAAAAGAATTTAATGATGATGGTATAAATAAAATAATAGAATTATTGATTCCACCTATAGGAGCTGTAGGGATAATGGATAATGCTCGAATAGTATTGGAATTATTAACTACTAATGATAAAGATAGAGCGGATCAAATAGTTAAATATTTATCAACGTTAAAGAAGACTACATCGTTAAAATGTATTTCAAATTAA
- the ruvB gene encoding Holliday junction branch migration DNA helicase RuvB: MERIVNPSELQEDFNSELSLRPQKISEYIGQEKVKERLDIFIKAAQNRKEALDHALLYGPPGLGKTTLANIIAKEMGGDLKITSGPAIERAGDLAAILTTLKDYDVLFIDEIHRLNRTVEEILYPAMEDYALDIVIGKGAAAKSIRIDLPKFTLIGATTRIGMLTSPLRDRFGVLCAMEYYTDEELKEIVIRSATVFGCQITEEGALEVAKRSRGTPRIANRLLKRVRDYAEVKGSRLVSLKEAQGALELLEVDNQGFDKVDNKILEAIIDNFNGGPVGIETLSYFIGEELGTIEDVYEPYLLQKGFIIRTPRGRIASEKAYKHLGRVYNPKKKDSNGKQGSFFEG, from the coding sequence TTGGAAAGAATAGTTAATCCGTCTGAGTTACAGGAAGATTTCAATTCAGAGCTTAGTCTAAGACCTCAGAAGATAAGTGAATACATAGGGCAGGAGAAGGTTAAAGAAAGATTAGATATATTTATTAAAGCAGCTCAAAATAGAAAAGAAGCTTTAGACCATGCTTTATTATATGGTCCGCCAGGTCTTGGAAAAACAACTTTAGCAAATATAATTGCTAAAGAAATGGGAGGCGATTTGAAAATAACCTCTGGACCTGCAATTGAAAGAGCAGGAGATTTAGCAGCTATCTTAACTACTTTGAAGGATTATGATGTGTTATTTATTGATGAAATTCACAGATTAAATAGAACGGTTGAAGAAATACTCTACCCTGCTATGGAAGATTATGCTTTGGACATAGTTATAGGAAAAGGTGCAGCAGCAAAATCTATAAGAATAGATCTTCCTAAATTTACGCTTATAGGAGCAACAACTAGAATTGGAATGCTTACATCACCACTAAGGGATAGATTTGGTGTATTATGCGCTATGGAATATTACACAGATGAAGAACTTAAAGAAATAGTAATTAGAAGTGCCACTGTTTTTGGTTGCCAAATCACTGAAGAAGGGGCTCTTGAAGTTGCAAAAAGATCAAGAGGGACACCAAGAATTGCCAATAGATTATTAAAAAGGGTCAGAGATTATGCAGAAGTAAAAGGAAGCAGATTAGTTTCATTAAAAGAAGCGCAAGGAGCTTTAGAATTACTTGAAGTAGATAATCAAGGGTTTGATAAAGTTGACAATAAAATATTGGAAGCTATTATAGATAATTTTAATGGAGGCCCTGTTGGGATAGAAACACTGTCTTATTTTATAGGGGAAGAATTAGGAACTATAGAAGATGTTTATGAACCATACCTGCTTCAAAAGGGATTTATCATAAGAACACCTAGAGGAAGGATTGCAAGTGAAAAAGCTTACAAACATTTGGGCAGAGTATATAACCCAAAGAAAAAGGATAGTAATGGTAAGCAAGGAAGCTTTTTTGAAGGCTAA
- the tgt gene encoding tRNA guanosine(34) transglycosylase Tgt translates to MSKRYTLLKKDGKARRGQFETPHGTIQTPVFMNVGTLAAIKGAVSSMDLKEIGCQVELSNTYHLHLRPGDKVVKALGGLHEFMNWDRPILTDSGGFQVFSLAKMRKIKEEGVYFNSHIDGKKIFMGPEESMQIQSNLASTIAMAFDECIENPAPREYVERSVARTTRWLERCKDEMDRLNSQPDTINKEQMLFGINQGGVYEDIRIKHAQEIVKLDLDGYAIGGLAVGETHEEMYRVIDAVVPHLPEDKPIYLMGVGTPNNILEAVERGVDFFDCVLPARNGRHGNVFCGEGKLNLMNAKYELDTRPIDEGCQCPTCKNYTRAYIRHLFKAKEMLAMRLCVLHNLYFYNKLMADIRTAIDGGYFKEFKEKKLIEWQGKA, encoded by the coding sequence GTGAGTAAAAGATACACGTTATTAAAAAAAGATGGAAAAGCAAGAAGAGGACAATTTGAAACTCCACATGGAACTATTCAAACACCAGTATTTATGAATGTAGGTACATTAGCTGCTATAAAAGGTGCAGTTTCAAGTATGGATTTAAAAGAAATTGGATGCCAGGTTGAGCTTTCTAATACTTATCATCTTCATTTAAGACCAGGAGATAAGGTTGTAAAAGCACTTGGAGGATTACATGAATTTATGAATTGGGATAGACCTATCCTTACAGATTCAGGTGGTTTCCAAGTATTTTCATTAGCAAAAATGAGAAAAATAAAAGAAGAGGGAGTATATTTTAACTCTCATATTGATGGAAAAAAGATATTTATGGGACCAGAAGAATCGATGCAAATTCAAAGCAATTTAGCTTCAACTATAGCAATGGCATTTGATGAATGTATTGAAAATCCAGCTCCAAGGGAGTATGTTGAAAGATCTGTAGCTAGAACTACTAGATGGCTTGAAAGATGTAAAGATGAAATGGATAGATTGAATTCACAGCCAGATACTATTAATAAAGAGCAGATGCTATTTGGAATTAACCAAGGTGGGGTTTATGAAGATATTCGAATTAAGCATGCCCAAGAAATTGTTAAGTTAGATTTAGATGGATATGCCATTGGAGGTTTAGCCGTTGGTGAAACTCATGAAGAAATGTATAGAGTAATAGATGCTGTTGTCCCTCATTTACCAGAAGATAAGCCGATATATTTAATGGGGGTTGGTACACCAAACAATATTTTAGAAGCAGTTGAAAGAGGCGTAGATTTCTTTGATTGTGTACTTCCAGCGAGAAATGGAAGACATGGGAATGTATTTTGTGGTGAAGGCAAGTTGAATTTAATGAATGCGAAATATGAACTTGATACAAGACCAATTGATGAAGGGTGTCAGTGTCCTACATGTAAAAACTATACAAGAGCTTATATAAGACATTTGTTTAAAGCAAAAGAAATGTTGGCAATGAGATTATGCGTGTTACATAATTTGTATTTTTATAATAAATTAATGGCAGATATAAGAACAGCAATTGATGGAGGATATTTCAAAGAGTTTAAGGAAAAGAAACTAATTGAATGGCAAGGAAAAGCATAG
- the yajC gene encoding preprotein translocase subunit YajC yields the protein MENMSAILYQLALFVPIIVIFYFLLVLPEKKRKKKYQGMLQELKVNDEVVTRGGIIGKITHMDENTITLETSPAKTRIKFEKSGIAYKMKAE from the coding sequence ATGGAGAATATGTCTGCAATTCTTTATCAATTAGCACTTTTCGTACCGATAATAGTAATATTTTATTTTTTACTTGTATTACCAGAAAAAAAGAGGAAGAAGAAATATCAAGGTATGCTTCAAGAATTGAAAGTTAATGATGAAGTTGTTACAAGAGGTGGAATTATAGGGAAAATAACACATATGGATGAAAATACTATTACTCTTGAAACAAGTCCAGCTAAAACTAGGATTAAATTTGAAAAAAGTGGAATAGCTTATAAAATGAAAGCTGAATAA
- the dtd gene encoding D-aminoacyl-tRNA deacylase: MRAVVQRVTSSSVSVDGNIIGKIEMGFNVLIGISKDDTLEDLKYIKDKVINLRVFQDENDKMNLSLLDVKGEILVISQFTLYGDCRKGRRPNFMEALGGEEANKLYEEFLELLRTSGLKVECGEFGAEMKVEINNDGPVTILLDSKRNF, encoded by the coding sequence ATGAGAGCAGTAGTGCAAAGAGTAACCTCATCTAGTGTTTCAGTTGATGGAAATATAATTGGTAAAATAGAAATGGGATTCAATGTTCTAATTGGAATTTCAAAAGATGATACCTTAGAAGATTTAAAATATATAAAAGATAAAGTTATTAATTTGAGAGTGTTTCAAGATGAAAATGATAAAATGAACTTATCCTTATTAGATGTGAAAGGTGAAATACTTGTGATTTCACAATTTACTTTGTATGGAGATTGTAGAAAAGGTAGAAGGCCTAATTTCATGGAAGCCCTAGGAGGAGAAGAAGCTAATAAGCTTTATGAGGAATTTTTAGAACTCCTTAGAACTTCAGGATTAAAGGTTGAATGTGGTGAATTTGGAGCCGAGATGAAGGTTGAAATTAATAATGATGGCCCTGTGACTATTTTATTAGACAGTAAAAGAAATTTTTAG
- a CDS encoding RelA/SpoT family protein gives MIDKLLEKINNNCNNVDIDMVKKAYYFAEDAHKEQKRQSGEPYIIHPIAVAEILAELGMDTNTIVAGLLHDVIEDTEFSYEETVKLFNEEIGNLIEGVTKLTRLGEMEYKTKEEQQADNVRKMLLAMAKDIRVIIIKLADRLHNMRTLKFMPEKKQKNKAKETLDIYAPLAHRLGMSKIKWELEDLCFRYLHEKEYYELVDSIAEKRVERETYIKDIVDDLYAKLQAAGIESDIDGRPKHFYSIYKKMVNKNKSIEQIFDLTAIRILVNSVKDCYGVLGIVHTIYRPIPGRFKDYIAMPKPNMYQSLHTTVIGPQGKTFEIQIRTFEMHKTAEYGIAAHWKYKEGDTSKGEDKQKDFEKKLVWLRDMLEWQKETSDAEEFIEGFKIDLFSDEVFVFTPKGVVINLCRDATPIDFAYRIHTDVGNKCVGAKVNGKIVPLDYTLKTGEIVEILTSPNAKGPNMDWLNIAKSNQSKSKIKLWFKKAKKEENILKGKELLEKELKKQSVHYADIAKGEFYEKLIKRYNIHSMEDLYALIGIGGFSVSTLIVRLKEDNGVGVDKAAKEKENKEILNKSIEEQIAKATRRPETNSYGITVKGESNLMIRFAKCCSPVPGDDILGYITKGRGVSVHRKDCSNLQNLIDTDAERVVEVNWGTSQGNSYVAEIEVQAEDRDGLLADIMSVITELKLQLSAVNANLAKQGYAIINVKLKITSVDNLKDLMKRLKRLKGVTDVYRVNS, from the coding sequence ATGATTGATAAATTATTGGAAAAAATCAATAATAATTGTAATAATGTTGATATTGATATGGTAAAAAAGGCATACTATTTTGCAGAAGATGCTCATAAGGAACAAAAAAGGCAGTCAGGTGAACCTTATATAATTCATCCTATAGCAGTAGCGGAAATTTTAGCTGAATTAGGGATGGACACGAACACAATTGTTGCAGGACTTTTGCATGATGTAATTGAAGATACAGAGTTTTCATATGAAGAAACTGTAAAGTTATTTAATGAAGAGATTGGCAATTTAATTGAGGGGGTTACCAAACTTACAAGATTGGGAGAAATGGAATATAAGACAAAAGAGGAGCAGCAAGCAGATAATGTTAGGAAAATGCTTCTTGCTATGGCTAAAGACATAAGGGTAATAATTATTAAATTGGCAGATAGATTACATAATATGAGAACCCTTAAATTTATGCCAGAGAAAAAACAAAAAAATAAAGCAAAGGAAACTTTAGATATTTATGCACCACTTGCACATAGACTGGGTATGTCTAAAATTAAATGGGAACTTGAAGATTTATGTTTTAGATATTTGCATGAAAAAGAATATTATGAATTAGTTGATAGTATTGCTGAAAAAAGAGTTGAAAGAGAAACATATATAAAGGATATTGTTGATGATTTATATGCAAAACTTCAAGCAGCTGGAATAGAATCGGATATTGATGGAAGACCAAAGCATTTTTATAGTATTTATAAAAAAATGGTTAATAAAAATAAAAGTATTGAGCAGATTTTCGATTTAACAGCTATAAGAATATTAGTGAATTCAGTTAAGGATTGCTATGGAGTTCTTGGAATAGTACATACAATATATAGACCAATTCCAGGAAGATTCAAGGATTATATTGCCATGCCTAAACCAAATATGTATCAATCTTTACATACTACAGTTATTGGCCCTCAAGGAAAAACCTTTGAAATTCAAATTAGAACTTTTGAAATGCATAAAACTGCTGAATATGGTATTGCAGCTCATTGGAAATATAAAGAAGGCGATACAAGTAAAGGTGAAGATAAACAAAAAGACTTTGAGAAAAAACTTGTATGGCTTAGAGATATGTTAGAATGGCAAAAAGAAACTTCTGATGCGGAAGAGTTTATTGAAGGTTTTAAAATAGATTTATTTTCAGATGAAGTATTTGTATTTACTCCTAAAGGCGTAGTTATTAATTTGTGTAGAGATGCAACCCCTATTGATTTTGCGTATAGAATACATACTGATGTAGGAAATAAGTGTGTAGGAGCAAAAGTGAATGGTAAAATAGTACCTCTTGACTATACTCTTAAAACTGGAGAAATTGTTGAAATATTAACATCTCCTAATGCAAAAGGTCCCAATATGGATTGGCTGAATATAGCTAAGAGTAATCAATCGAAGAGTAAAATAAAACTTTGGTTTAAGAAAGCAAAAAAAGAGGAAAATATATTAAAAGGAAAAGAACTTCTAGAAAAAGAATTGAAAAAGCAAAGTGTTCATTATGCAGACATTGCTAAAGGTGAATTTTATGAAAAGCTCATAAAGAGATATAATATACATTCAATGGAAGATTTATATGCATTAATTGGTATTGGTGGCTTTTCTGTTTCAACACTTATTGTAAGGCTTAAAGAAGATAATGGTGTAGGTGTAGATAAAGCAGCTAAAGAAAAAGAAAATAAGGAAATCCTTAATAAAAGTATTGAGGAGCAAATTGCTAAAGCTACTAGAAGACCTGAAACAAATAGTTATGGTATAACAGTAAAAGGGGAAAGCAATCTAATGATTAGATTTGCGAAGTGTTGTAGTCCAGTCCCTGGTGATGATATTTTGGGATATATAACTAAAGGAAGAGGCGTATCGGTACATAGAAAAGATTGCAGTAATTTACAAAACTTAATAGACACTGATGCTGAGAGGGTTGTTGAAGTTAACTGGGGAACATCACAAGGCAATTCCTATGTTGCAGAAATTGAAGTTCAGGCAGAGGATAGAGATGGATTACTTGCTGATATAATGAGTGTTATAACTGAACTTAAGTTACAATTAAGTGCTGTAAATGCTAATTTAGCTAAGCAAGGCTATGCTATAATTAATGTTAAATTAAAAATCACATCTGTAGATAATTTAAAAGATTTAATGAAGAGATTAAAGAGATTAAAAGGCGTAACAGATGTTTATAGAGTCAATAGTTAA
- the queA gene encoding tRNA preQ1(34) S-adenosylmethionine ribosyltransferase-isomerase QueA produces MNVKDFDFYLPEELIAQHPLEERDSSRLIVLNKKTGEINHKKFRDIIGYLNEGDTLVLNNTRVMPARLIGEKEETGGKIEFLLLKRVEKDQWECLAKPGKSARVGRRFTFGEGKLKAEVIEVKDNGNRIVEFYYDGIFEEVLDSLGEMPLPPYIHERLDDRERYQTVYSKENGSAAAPTAGLHFTKELLEEIKAKGVNVVYLTLHVGLGTFRPVKVDTIEDHEMHSEFYMLSKETADIINKTKKRGNAVISVGTTSTRTLETIGDENGFVKEQSGWTNIFIYPGYKFKVVDKLITNFHLPESTLIMLVSTLAGKDNVMNAYKEAVNERYRFFSFGDAMFIN; encoded by the coding sequence ATGAACGTAAAAGACTTTGATTTTTATTTACCAGAAGAGTTGATAGCTCAACATCCTTTAGAGGAAAGAGATTCTTCAAGGTTGATTGTTTTAAATAAAAAGACAGGAGAGATTAATCACAAAAAATTTCGAGATATTATTGGATATTTAAATGAAGGTGATACTTTGGTATTAAATAATACAAGGGTAATGCCGGCAAGATTAATAGGAGAAAAAGAAGAAACAGGCGGAAAGATAGAGTTTTTGCTGCTTAAAAGAGTTGAAAAAGATCAGTGGGAATGTTTAGCAAAGCCAGGGAAGTCAGCAAGAGTTGGAAGAAGATTTACTTTTGGTGAAGGGAAATTAAAAGCCGAAGTAATTGAAGTTAAAGATAATGGAAACAGAATAGTGGAATTTTATTACGATGGAATATTTGAAGAAGTATTAGATTCACTTGGAGAAATGCCATTACCGCCATATATTCACGAAAGATTAGATGATAGAGAAAGATATCAAACGGTTTATTCAAAAGAAAATGGATCAGCAGCTGCGCCAACAGCAGGGTTACATTTTACAAAAGAATTATTAGAAGAAATAAAAGCTAAGGGCGTTAATGTAGTTTACCTAACATTACATGTTGGTCTTGGAACTTTTAGGCCTGTTAAGGTTGACACTATAGAAGATCATGAAATGCATTCTGAATTTTATATGCTATCAAAGGAAACCGCAGATATTATAAATAAAACTAAAAAAAGAGGCAATGCAGTAATTTCTGTTGGAACTACTTCTACAAGAACCTTAGAAACTATTGGTGATGAAAATGGTTTTGTAAAAGAACAAAGTGGATGGACTAATATTTTTATATATCCAGGATATAAATTTAAAGTTGTAGATAAACTAATAACAAATTTTCATTTGCCAGAATCAACCTTGATAATGCTTGTTTCTACATTGGCTGGAAAAGATAATGTTATGAATGCTTATAAAGAAGCAGTAAATGAAAGGTATAGATTCTTTTCCTTTGGAGATGCAATGTTTATCAATTAG
- a CDS encoding adenine phosphoribosyltransferase produces the protein MDLREKIRIIEDFPKKGISFKDITTLISDGEALREAINQIAEHLKDKQIDLIVGPEARGFIFGVPVAYVLGIGFIPVRKPGKLPGETISINYDLEYGEDQLQIHKDAIKPGQRVAIVDDLLATGGTVEGVAKLVEQAGGEVVSLDFAIELTELNGRDKLKNYDVLSLVQYDI, from the coding sequence ATGGATTTAAGAGAAAAGATAAGAATTATTGAAGATTTTCCTAAGAAAGGAATTAGCTTTAAGGATATAACAACTTTAATTAGTGATGGAGAAGCTTTAAGAGAGGCAATAAATCAAATAGCTGAACATTTAAAAGATAAACAAATTGATTTAATTGTAGGGCCAGAAGCAAGAGGCTTTATTTTTGGTGTACCTGTAGCATATGTTTTAGGAATAGGTTTTATACCAGTAAGAAAGCCAGGCAAATTACCTGGTGAAACTATATCAATTAATTATGATTTAGAGTATGGTGAAGATCAATTACAAATTCATAAAGATGCAATAAAACCTGGACAAAGAGTAGCTATTGTTGATGATTTATTAGCAACAGGAGGAACTGTTGAAGGTGTTGCTAAATTAGTTGAACAAGCTGGTGGTGAAGTTGTTTCATTAGATTTTGCTATTGAATTGACAGAATTAAATGGAAGAGATAAATTAAAGAATTATGATGTCTTATCATTAGTGCAATATGATATCTAA
- a CDS encoding TIGR04086 family membrane protein, translating into MENAKYLKSVAKGTIGTVILSFIGVAVLSVLMTKLSFSKGIFNAIYVIISLCSLSLGAVIGAKKNESKGWLVGFGVAIGYYLVLFILTSCFSGELVFNLFDFVKLIIALAVGTLAGMLGINL; encoded by the coding sequence ATGGAAAATGCAAAATATTTAAAATCTGTAGCAAAAGGTACTATAGGAACTGTAATTCTTAGCTTTATTGGTGTAGCCGTCTTGTCGGTGTTGATGACAAAGCTTTCATTCAGTAAAGGAATATTCAATGCTATCTATGTGATCATATCTTTATGTAGTTTAAGCTTAGGAGCAGTTATAGGTGCTAAAAAAAATGAGTCAAAGGGCTGGCTTGTAGGGTTTGGAGTTGCAATTGGATATTACCTAGTCTTATTCATATTGACCAGCTGTTTTAGCGGTGAACTAGTTTTTAATCTTTTTGATTTTGTTAAACTTATTATTGCTTTAGCAGTAGGAACTCTAGCTGGAATGCTTGGAATAAATCTATAA
- the secF gene encoding protein translocase subunit SecF has translation MLKIMEKTKIWFSISFIIIVIGLGFLAFRGLNFGIDFKGGSDIKIQLNESINKEDVDSIVRGYAPDASTNTLNDNQYEIKSADLDSTKLASIMGDLKNKYQLDDKALVSQDEIGQSVGKELTQNSILALLGAFAVMLVYIAIRFEFKFGVAAIAATIHDILVTLSVYTIFYIPVNTPFVAAILTIVGYSMCDTIVIFDRIRENTKIMRRAKPIEVADVSLTETIKRSLYTSLATVVTILAMNVLVPSVRTFTIPLIIGIISGAYSSICIASPIWVYLKDKVRGGKKKLQSV, from the coding sequence ATGCTTAAAATTATGGAAAAGACAAAAATATGGTTTTCAATTTCCTTTATAATTATTGTTATTGGGTTAGGGTTTCTAGCTTTTAGAGGATTAAACTTTGGAATAGACTTTAAAGGTGGTTCAGATATAAAGATACAATTAAACGAAAGTATAAATAAAGAAGATGTTGATTCTATTGTTAGAGGCTATGCTCCAGATGCTAGCACAAATACATTAAATGATAATCAATATGAAATTAAGTCAGCGGATCTTGATAGTACTAAATTAGCTTCAATTATGGGAGATTTAAAGAATAAATATCAATTAGATGATAAAGCATTAGTTTCACAAGATGAAATTGGGCAATCAGTTGGTAAAGAGTTGACTCAAAACTCGATTTTAGCTTTACTTGGTGCTTTTGCAGTAATGCTTGTTTATATAGCTATTAGATTTGAATTTAAATTTGGTGTAGCAGCAATTGCAGCTACAATTCATGATATATTAGTTACTCTTTCTGTTTACACTATATTTTACATTCCAGTAAATACTCCATTTGTCGCGGCAATACTAACAATTGTAGGGTATTCTATGTGTGATACTATAGTTATTTTTGATAGAATTAGAGAAAACACTAAAATTATGAGAAGAGCTAAGCCAATTGAAGTTGCAGATGTAAGTTTAACTGAAACAATAAAAAGATCATTATACACATCCTTAGCAACTGTAGTTACAATATTAGCTATGAATGTGTTAGTTCCATCTGTTAGAACCTTTACTATTCCTTTAATAATAGGTATTATTAGTGGTGCATATTCATCAATATGTATTGCTTCACCAATTTGGGTATACTTAAAGGATAAAGTTAGAGGCGGAAAGAAAAAATTACAAAGTGTTTAG